The following proteins are co-located in the Desulfurococcus amylolyticus Z-533 genome:
- a CDS encoding FAD-dependent oxidoreductase has protein sequence MLDYRIYEHPIIDFKRGRLIKFTYNGNIIEAYEGESILASLYALGYRVFSRSPDGSRPRGAFCMIGKCSSCLSYVNSVPNTRICIEPVRDGINVVSGDGIPEPPANISSASVRKEIVDTDVLVIGAGPAGLQAALKLGEKGVDVVLVTDHFRLGGQLVKQTHKFFGDTRYYGGVRGFKIAEKLVNELKKYSTIKTYTRAFAYGFFGEGYMGIAVQGEEPVNLLVKPRYTIIATGATERMILFENNDLPGVMGAGGAQTLMNEYGVRPGENALVVGSGNVGLIVAYQLLQAGVRVHGIIEIMREIGGWIVHAAKVRRYGVPILTGHTITRVEGAEKVEKAIVAAVDDKLNPIQGSEKEYSVDLVLLAVGLQPNYALLSQMGATMKYIPEAGGLVPVRTKYMETSIPGVFVAGDLTGIEEATTAFIEGEIAAYTILERMGFTDVITERDRLVDFLWNEYRMSPVISRARQGKLKATVTEEEMEKLRKGIDI, from the coding sequence GTGCTAGATTATAGGATATATGAACACCCCATAATAGATTTCAAGCGGGGACGGCTCATCAAGTTCACTTATAATGGCAACATTATAGAGGCATATGAGGGAGAAAGCATACTTGCCTCTCTATATGCTTTAGGCTACAGGGTTTTCTCCAGGAGCCCCGATGGTAGCAGGCCCCGGGGCGCTTTCTGCATGATTGGCAAGTGCTCTAGCTGCCTCTCATATGTTAACAGTGTTCCAAATACAAGGATATGTATTGAGCCAGTGAGAGATGGAATTAATGTGGTAAGTGGAGACGGTATCCCGGAGCCGCCAGCTAATATTAGTAGTGCATCCGTGAGAAAGGAGATAGTGGATACGGATGTCCTTGTAATTGGTGCTGGTCCAGCTGGGCTCCAAGCAGCTTTAAAGCTGGGTGAGAAAGGCGTTGATGTGGTCCTCGTTACAGATCACTTCAGGCTTGGAGGCCAGCTGGTTAAGCAGACCCATAAGTTCTTCGGTGATACAAGATACTATGGTGGTGTAAGAGGCTTCAAAATAGCTGAGAAACTGGTCAACGAGCTCAAGAAGTATTCGACCATTAAAACATATACAAGAGCTTTTGCCTACGGGTTCTTCGGTGAGGGTTATATGGGTATAGCTGTCCAGGGGGAGGAACCTGTTAACCTACTTGTCAAACCCAGGTACACTATAATCGCAACAGGTGCAACTGAGAGGATGATTTTATTCGAGAACAATGACCTACCAGGTGTCATGGGGGCTGGCGGTGCTCAGACACTTATGAATGAATATGGTGTTAGACCAGGTGAGAATGCGTTGGTTGTGGGTAGCGGTAATGTTGGATTAATAGTGGCTTATCAATTACTGCAAGCCGGGGTAAGGGTTCACGGTATAATCGAGATAATGAGAGAGATCGGTGGCTGGATCGTCCACGCAGCAAAGGTGAGGAGGTATGGAGTGCCAATCCTCACTGGTCATACAATTACAAGGGTTGAGGGGGCAGAGAAAGTTGAGAAAGCAATAGTAGCGGCTGTCGACGATAAGTTGAACCCTATCCAGGGCTCGGAGAAGGAATATAGCGTAGACCTAGTCCTCCTAGCGGTTGGTTTACAACCTAATTATGCACTCCTGAGTCAAATGGGGGCTACTATGAAGTATATTCCAGAAGCCGGCGGCCTCGTACCAGTTAGAACGAAATACATGGAGACAAGTATACCAGGTGTTTTCGTGGCAGGCGATCTAACGGGTATTGAGGAAGCCACAACAGCCTTCATAGAGGGAGAGATTGCGGCATATACGATCCTTGAGAGAATGGGGTTTACGGATGTGATCACTGAAAGAGATAGATTGGTGGATTTCCTGTGGAACGAATACAGGATGAGCCCTGTTATCTCAAGGGCTAGGCAGGGCAAGCTCAAAGCCACTGTAACAGAGGAGGAGATGGAGAAGCTTAGGAAGGGGATCGATATATGA
- a CDS encoding 4Fe-4S binding protein — translation MSSKRTGIITKEELVEKKLLPSMERLSNGPIAILECPEEIPCNICVSACPFNAISKSRIYEVPRLNPDKCIGCGVCVGKCPGLAIFVVDLSKPGKAYVTLPYEMLPSPSKGARVELLDREGRVIGEGTVVKAWVYEKTWVVTVEVPGDLWFDVRAVRIVR, via the coding sequence ATGAGCTCTAAGCGGACAGGCATTATAACTAAAGAGGAACTAGTAGAGAAGAAGCTGCTTCCATCCATGGAGAGGCTCTCCAATGGACCCATAGCCATACTTGAATGCCCTGAGGAAATACCATGCAACATATGCGTATCGGCATGCCCCTTCAACGCTATCTCCAAGAGCAGGATATACGAGGTACCCAGATTAAACCCGGATAAATGCATCGGTTGCGGGGTCTGCGTGGGCAAGTGCCCCGGCTTAGCCATATTCGTCGTTGACTTAAGTAAGCCTGGTAAGGCCTATGTCACACTGCCATATGAAATGTTGCCGTCGCCCTCCAAAGGAGCCCGGGTGGAGCTACTGGATAGGGAGGGCAGGGTCATCGGGGAGGGGACAGTAGTTAAGGCGTGGGTCTATGAGAAAACATGGGTTGTGACAGTTGAAGTACCAGGTGATTTATGGTTTGATGTACGCGCGGTCAGGATTGTAAGGTGA
- a CDS encoding (2Fe-2S)-binding protein: MNVGIDPRKVIVCRCENVTLADVLNAIESGLDNLEVLKRKLRIGMGQCQGQTCLLLVAGILARKTGKSFDEVLIPRNRPPISPVKVKYFIGDER; the protein is encoded by the coding sequence ATGAACGTGGGCATTGATCCAAGGAAAGTAATAGTTTGTAGATGCGAGAATGTTACATTAGCCGATGTATTAAACGCTATAGAGAGCGGGCTAGATAACCTGGAGGTATTAAAGAGGAAGCTGAGGATAGGGATGGGTCAGTGCCAGGGACAGACATGCCTCCTCCTGGTTGCAGGCATTCTAGCGAGGAAGACTGGGAAAAGCTTCGATGAGGTCCTCATCCCCCGTAATAGACCCCCGATCTCTCCTGTGAAAGTGAAGTACTTTATAGGTGATGAGAGATGA
- a CDS encoding NAD(P)/FAD-dependent oxidoreductase, whose product MKTDVLIIGGGVTGLFTAVSLLEQGCRNIVIIEKSYIGSGGTFRCATGIRASFTSREHVNVMKRAIDLWPEYARKLGFLYRRDGYLWVLTRERDVEFFKQVVEFHHSLGVPSRMISPEEVREIVPSINTNGILAAVYDPLAGKAQVFNAVLNAVIHLKRNNINVYEGMRALKISDEGSRIVVETNKGRVEADKVIVAAGKDSANLLKGLGVELPIHNLAKHVLITEAFKPVIKPLIIDWSSSSYILQVFHGNIYIGSDIPEKYDEPAVNKYMFLEKAAKVWTRYFPWLGEVYVLRYWTGYYDMTPDHHPIIGPLEENENILVAAGFSGHGFMMAPAVAEALTQYILGGKPTIPEFENLKPDRFKKGKLIKEIAVFG is encoded by the coding sequence ATGAAGACGGACGTGTTAATTATTGGGGGCGGGGTAACCGGGTTATTCACCGCTGTAAGCCTTCTGGAGCAAGGGTGCAGGAATATAGTGATTATAGAGAAATCATACATTGGTTCAGGCGGTACATTTAGATGTGCAACTGGGATAAGGGCGAGCTTCACTAGTAGGGAGCATGTTAACGTGATGAAGAGGGCTATAGACTTATGGCCCGAGTACGCTAGGAAACTAGGGTTTCTATACAGGAGGGATGGCTACCTATGGGTATTGACAAGGGAGAGGGACGTCGAGTTCTTCAAGCAGGTTGTCGAATTTCATCACTCACTCGGCGTACCTTCAAGAATGATTTCTCCTGAGGAAGTAAGGGAAATAGTTCCATCAATAAATACTAATGGAATACTTGCAGCAGTATATGACCCCTTAGCTGGTAAGGCTCAAGTATTCAACGCGGTTTTAAACGCTGTCATTCATTTAAAACGAAACAATATTAATGTATATGAGGGTATGAGAGCCCTTAAAATCAGTGATGAAGGAAGTAGGATAGTTGTTGAAACAAATAAGGGAAGGGTTGAGGCGGATAAGGTAATTGTTGCAGCCGGTAAAGACAGTGCTAACTTACTCAAAGGCCTCGGCGTTGAACTCCCAATACATAATCTAGCCAAGCATGTCTTAATTACTGAGGCGTTTAAACCGGTTATTAAGCCGCTTATAATAGACTGGTCATCTTCGTCATATATTCTACAGGTATTCCACGGCAACATATACATTGGCTCGGATATACCTGAGAAGTACGATGAGCCGGCTGTAAATAAATACATGTTTCTAGAGAAAGCCGCCAAAGTATGGACAAGGTATTTCCCGTGGTTGGGTGAAGTATATGTTCTAAGGTATTGGACCGGGTACTATGATATGACGCCGGATCACCATCCAATAATAGGGCCCCTGGAGGAAAACGAGAACATACTTGTCGCAGCCGGGTTTAGCGGTCATGGATTCATGATGGCTCCAGCAGTCGCCGAGGCACTCACACAGTATATTCTAGGCGGGAAACCCACCATACCGGAGTTTGAGAATCTTAAACCTGATAGGTTTAAGAAGGGGAAGTTAATAAAGGAGATAGCGGTGTTCGGCTAG
- a CDS encoding molybdenum cofactor biosynthesis protein MoaE encodes MCYIEAKLLESGEKILLDELIGKLSAMDKNHGNGALSIFVGLVKGELNEARVHELEYTAISEVAAKRLEEIARDICTKYSLSAVVIYHRLGRLKPGETTIYIVTMGTSRKNTNPAMIEVLERVKKEVPVFKLEKRSDGEYWVIGDGVRYRRTLTPSPS; translated from the coding sequence ATGTGCTATATCGAGGCCAAGCTCCTAGAGAGTGGTGAAAAAATACTCCTTGATGAATTAATCGGGAAGCTCTCAGCCATGGATAAGAACCATGGAAACGGTGCTTTATCCATATTCGTTGGCTTAGTGAAAGGGGAGTTAAACGAGGCGAGAGTACATGAGCTTGAATATACGGCTATAAGCGAGGTTGCTGCCAAGAGACTAGAGGAGATCGCGAGGGATATATGCACCAAGTACTCTCTCAGCGCTGTCGTGATATATCATAGGCTTGGGCGGCTCAAACCTGGTGAAACCACTATATATATCGTTACGATGGGTACAAGCAGAAAGAACACTAATCCAGCAATGATAGAGGTGCTTGAAAGGGTTAAAAAAGAAGTCCCGGTTTTCAAGCTTGAAAAAAGAAGCGATGGCGAATACTGGGTTATAGGCGATGGAGTTAGGTATAGGAGGACGCTGACCCCCTCACCATCATAG
- a CDS encoding MoaD/ThiS family protein encodes MRITIRSYSIFSDFLGNEVRIELDESITVGELLDYLKNTYSLPSKPEPIVLINGEIASLDQQLRDGDTVYIVPPFSGG; translated from the coding sequence ATGAGGATCACTATCAGGTCGTACTCCATATTCTCGGATTTCCTTGGAAACGAAGTGAGAATCGAGCTCGATGAGTCTATCACGGTGGGCGAGCTACTGGATTACTTGAAGAACACGTATAGTCTACCATCAAAGCCCGAGCCAATAGTACTGATCAACGGGGAGATAGCAAGCCTGGATCAACAACTTAGAGATGGTGATACAGTCTATATAGTGCCTCCGTTTTCAGGTGGCTGA
- the moaC gene encoding cyclic pyranopterin monophosphate synthase MoaC — MADITGKEDVYREATATGYIKLKPSTIEIIKKGLVEKGDVFSVSTIAAIMSVKETPRILPLTHNIPITNVKVDFEVLDDGIRVYITVKTTARTGVEMEALTGAAIALLNIWDMVKKYEKNEDGQYPYTVITDLRVVEKKKGV; from the coding sequence ATGGCTGATATAACCGGGAAGGAGGACGTGTACAGGGAGGCAACGGCGACAGGCTATATAAAACTTAAGCCTTCAACCATAGAAATTATTAAAAAAGGGCTTGTTGAGAAGGGAGACGTGTTTTCAGTGTCAACAATAGCAGCTATAATGAGTGTTAAGGAGACACCTAGAATACTGCCTTTAACACATAACATCCCCATAACAAATGTCAAAGTTGATTTCGAGGTACTCGATGACGGCATAAGAGTCTATATAACAGTTAAGACAACGGCTAGGACAGGGGTGGAAATGGAGGCTTTAACAGGTGCGGCCATAGCATTACTGAACATATGGGATATGGTTAAGAAATACGAGAAGAATGAAGACGGGCAATACCCATATACGGTTATAACTGATCTCAGAGTCGTAGAGAAGAAGAAAGGGGTGTAG
- the moaA gene encoding GTP 3',8-cyclase MoaA, whose translation MLVDRFGRKIDSFRIAVTSRCNYQCIFCHREGMMNDQGNEALDAGDYGFLTEVAVKHGIKSFKLTGGEPLVRSDIVDIVREIAIYTRDVSMTTNGSLLLEKVGLLAEAGLNRINVSIHSLKPPVYRFITGGSTLLEKVLKGVDEALNHGIKVKIDFLVMKVNIDEVKNIIEYASDKGLDVNIIELIPLGIPQDVYRDQHVIVDPIIEFLEKNSIAKTVREFQSRPEYIMPSGIKVDVVKGYGNPALCSRCTRLRLTPEGWIKTCLFVNKPIVDISRELKNRDEKGVINGIKRAVYLREPFFKPG comes from the coding sequence ATGTTGGTTGATAGGTTCGGTAGGAAAATAGATAGCTTCAGGATCGCTGTAACCTCGAGATGCAACTATCAATGCATATTTTGCCACCGGGAAGGAATGATGAATGACCAGGGGAATGAAGCATTAGATGCCGGGGACTATGGCTTCTTAACCGAGGTAGCGGTAAAACATGGCATAAAATCCTTCAAGCTAACTGGAGGGGAGCCCTTGGTGAGGAGTGATATAGTAGATATAGTTAGAGAGATAGCCATCTATACAAGGGACGTCTCAATGACTACGAATGGGAGTTTATTACTTGAAAAAGTAGGATTGCTTGCTGAGGCTGGGTTAAATAGAATCAATGTAAGCATACACTCCCTTAAGCCCCCCGTATATAGATTTATAACCGGGGGATCCACGCTACTCGAGAAGGTCTTGAAAGGCGTTGACGAGGCATTGAACCATGGAATCAAGGTTAAAATAGATTTCTTAGTAATGAAGGTGAACATTGATGAAGTAAAGAATATAATAGAATACGCGTCGGATAAGGGACTTGACGTAAACATCATAGAGCTTATACCCCTTGGGATACCACAAGATGTCTACAGGGATCAGCATGTTATAGTGGATCCGATTATAGAGTTTCTCGAGAAAAACTCCATCGCTAAAACAGTAAGGGAGTTCCAGAGTAGGCCAGAGTACATTATGCCAAGCGGTATAAAGGTAGATGTTGTAAAAGGGTATGGAAATCCAGCTCTTTGTTCAAGGTGTACAAGGCTTAGGCTTACACCGGAGGGATGGATCAAGACATGCCTATTTGTAAATAAACCAATAGTAGATATATCTAGGGAGCTTAAGAATAGGGATGAGAAAGGAGTTATAAACGGTATAAAGAGAGCTGTTTACTTGAGGGAGCCATTCTTTAAACCTGGGTGA
- a CDS encoding ATP-binding cassette domain-containing protein — protein sequence MLEVNGLNKSFNGRQVNKDIGFKLEKGGIAVIIGPNASGKTTLLKSISGLIEPDSGVIIIDGETIYEKKPYMKKPRVNKPPYERNIGYVPSEPSLFPNLTLKGNIELPLKKRGWSRNDIERRVNELLEIFGLREYRDMYPGQLSNGLRQKASIARALSYNPSLLLLDEPLSPIDPVTRERLRNELFNLFNKLKVAVLLTTHLIEDILFFKERIIALVDGRIVYDGELSEHKILSSPYMLQALGFLVIPARIKKCNEGEALVAIDKVEKKIGYNTYASSCIDGRNSLIVVNPGYITLTPGKGDHYTLEASLLEEIDNLTSVKLVIDIWGRITTLTIPKNEWSKLNDFGGGKRILLYMSREHTYLIDQESG from the coding sequence ATGCTTGAAGTCAACGGGCTCAACAAGAGTTTCAATGGTAGACAAGTTAACAAGGACATCGGGTTCAAATTAGAGAAGGGTGGGATAGCCGTAATAATTGGTCCCAACGCGTCTGGTAAAACAACCCTGTTGAAATCGATATCTGGTCTCATAGAGCCCGATTCAGGCGTTATAATCATAGATGGCGAGACAATATATGAGAAAAAACCATATATGAAGAAGCCTAGAGTGAATAAGCCTCCCTATGAGAGAAACATAGGTTACGTGCCATCAGAACCCTCATTATTCCCTAATTTAACGCTTAAGGGGAACATTGAGTTACCCTTGAAAAAGCGGGGTTGGAGTAGAAACGATATTGAGAGAAGAGTGAATGAGCTACTAGAGATCTTCGGGCTAAGGGAATACAGGGATATGTATCCTGGTCAACTAAGTAATGGATTAAGGCAGAAAGCATCTATTGCAAGAGCCCTATCATATAATCCCTCATTACTACTATTAGACGAGCCATTGTCCCCTATAGACCCGGTTACCAGAGAGAGGTTGAGGAATGAGCTATTTAATCTATTTAATAAGCTTAAGGTGGCAGTGTTATTGACCACCCATCTCATAGAAGATATATTGTTCTTCAAGGAGCGGATCATAGCCTTGGTTGATGGTAGAATAGTATATGATGGCGAGTTAAGCGAGCACAAGATTCTTTCAAGCCCATACATGCTTCAAGCCCTTGGATTCCTCGTAATCCCAGCTAGAATAAAGAAGTGCAACGAGGGTGAAGCATTAGTGGCTATAGATAAGGTAGAGAAGAAAATAGGGTATAATACATACGCTAGTTCCTGCATAGATGGGAGAAACTCCCTCATAGTTGTAAACCCGGGATATATAACCCTTACTCCAGGCAAAGGCGATCACTATACCCTTGAGGCATCCCTGCTTGAAGAAATAGATAATTTAACCAGTGTAAAGCTAGTTATAGATATATGGGGACGAATCACGACGTTAACAATACCTAAGAATGAGTGGTCCAAGCTAAATGATTTCGGGGGAGGTAAGAGGATACTCCTCTATATGAGCAGGGAGCACACCTACTTAATCGATCAGGAAAGTGGTTAA
- a CDS encoding molybdate ABC transporter permease subunit, with the protein MRVFLLLLILLLVLDATIFATPIYMAIWQGILVPGHLLSDFYYSMLLSLYTSTTSSILILLITIPIGYYISRRITRRNLLLPVIMLPSSISPAAVGLLLLLFFTKTPLGLIIDNTLKIVNDPKGIIAAQLFLGIPVGVSYFTALFSSIPRSYEDAALTMGFTNIEYLYTILLPMSTRQVFTGFILVFTRVLGDFGASYIIGGGIWGKTVTLPIYLYLVSQLGGIGVLVITLSIYIVSILVLIAVVYQLESMEGHPQNA; encoded by the coding sequence GTGAGGGTGTTCCTCCTCCTGCTTATACTGCTACTAGTCCTTGATGCCACGATATTTGCAACCCCTATATATATGGCTATATGGCAAGGGATCCTTGTACCGGGTCACCTGTTAAGCGACTTCTACTACTCCATGCTTCTCTCCCTGTACACCTCGACCACCTCATCCATCCTGATATTACTGATCACGATACCTATAGGTTACTATATTTCAAGGAGGATAACTAGGAGGAATCTACTACTCCCGGTTATAATGCTTCCATCATCTATATCTCCAGCGGCTGTGGGACTCCTATTACTACTATTCTTCACCAAGACCCCTCTAGGCTTGATCATCGACAATACATTAAAAATAGTGAATGACCCAAAGGGAATAATAGCAGCCCAGCTCTTTCTAGGAATACCCGTTGGCGTAAGCTATTTCACTGCATTGTTCTCAAGCATCCCTAGAAGCTATGAGGATGCCGCCTTGACAATGGGGTTTACTAATATCGAGTACCTTTACACTATCCTACTACCTATGAGTACTAGGCAAGTGTTCACCGGCTTTATACTTGTTTTTACACGTGTCCTAGGGGATTTCGGGGCATCCTATATTATCGGTGGAGGTATATGGGGGAAAACAGTGACGTTACCAATATACCTCTACTTGGTTAGCCAACTAGGGGGTATAGGTGTGCTTGTGATCACGCTGTCAATATATATCGTGTCAATACTAGTGCTCATCGCCGTAGTCTACCAGCTGGAATCCATGGAGGGGCATCCACAAAATGCTTGA
- the modA gene encoding molybdate ABC transporter substrate-binding protein gives MKPTSKTIVLSMILLLLVVSSWIIYTYYSQSPAQVVLLVYTPPVVQPLLNNASREYMQLHPNVRIEIIGGATGTLLNKILLTGEGDVFVTADHEYMLNASRMGLVVNESIKVLSYVVLALIIPKDNPANITSLDDLVSKDVKIGIANPSVAPFGRMAVELLVKNGIYDKVKDKLVIYGDVGQTARQVALGLVDVAILPHVAHYWYLNDTSIIWLNPAQLPLMSCQMTAVLNTTKNYQAALEFVEFLVEYVRFNPYPLENGYVGDLDKISSITPYRLEELLFNNACMGYAK, from the coding sequence ATGAAGCCTACGTCTAAGACAATAGTTTTAAGCATGATACTACTGCTTTTAGTGGTATCCTCATGGATTATCTACACGTATTACTCACAGAGTCCCGCCCAGGTGGTGCTCTTAGTCTATACTCCCCCAGTGGTTCAACCATTACTGAATAACGCTTCAAGGGAATACATGCAACTACATCCGAATGTTAGAATCGAGATCATTGGAGGTGCTACCGGGACATTATTAAATAAGATATTATTGACTGGTGAAGGAGACGTCTTCGTCACAGCGGATCACGAGTACATGTTGAATGCCTCAAGAATGGGGCTCGTAGTGAACGAGTCGATTAAGGTACTCTCATATGTAGTATTAGCACTCATAATCCCCAAGGATAACCCGGCAAATATCACTAGCCTGGATGACTTAGTATCAAAGGATGTGAAAATAGGTATAGCTAACCCGAGCGTGGCTCCCTTCGGTAGAATGGCTGTAGAACTACTTGTCAAAAACGGTATCTACGATAAAGTAAAAGACAAGCTAGTGATCTATGGAGATGTAGGGCAGACAGCTAGGCAGGTCGCATTAGGACTCGTAGATGTTGCAATACTTCCACATGTAGCGCATTACTGGTACTTGAATGATACAAGTATAATCTGGCTTAATCCAGCACAGCTACCGTTGATGAGTTGTCAAATGACTGCAGTACTCAACACCACTAAAAACTATCAGGCAGCACTAGAATTTGTGGAGTTCCTTGTAGAGTATGTTAGATTCAATCCATACCCCTTGGAGAATGGATATGTAGGGGACCTCGATAAGATATCCTCTATAACTCCTTATAGACTCGAAGAGCTATTGTTTAATAATGCTTGCATGGGGTATGCGAAGTGA
- a CDS encoding molybdopterin-binding protein, which produces MKLVKVDDAVGRKLAFDYSAVTPDFKSPIKRRGEVVSLEDVELLKNHGHYYVYIEDGDSVEYGLHEEEAVLQLAQLISGENIIVEKASEGKALLRSAVNGLLMVDSTLLEKINSTGVYVVITRRKGVYVKHSDIVGIVDLIPLSIPRDYLSYISSEILTSRKILQVYRNTHPKIGIIVTGTEIVEGRKKDLASPVVVEKIRLYELEQGALVYVRDDESEIAGAIENLLLDHDAVVVTGGMSIDPTDKTPKAIASVASEVVAYGVPMKPTTMSMIAYKDGKAVIGVSSGIIYFPDYNILDVVLPWIAAGVKIPREYLISFGEGGLSEYFLRRR; this is translated from the coding sequence ATGAAGCTTGTAAAAGTAGATGATGCAGTAGGTAGGAAGCTGGCATTCGATTACTCGGCTGTTACACCGGATTTCAAGTCACCGATTAAAAGACGCGGTGAAGTAGTAAGTCTTGAAGATGTTGAGTTACTAAAGAATCACGGCCACTACTACGTGTATATTGAGGATGGAGACAGCGTAGAGTACGGCTTACACGAAGAGGAGGCTGTGCTACAGCTTGCCCAATTAATCTCAGGGGAAAATATCATAGTTGAGAAGGCGTCTGAGGGAAAAGCACTACTTAGGTCAGCCGTGAATGGGTTACTCATGGTTGACTCAACTCTACTCGAGAAAATCAATTCTACAGGAGTATACGTCGTCATAACTAGACGTAAAGGCGTATATGTGAAGCACTCAGATATAGTCGGCATTGTCGATTTAATACCTCTAAGTATCCCCAGGGATTATCTCTCATACATATCAAGTGAAATACTTACATCACGTAAAATCCTACAGGTCTACAGGAATACACACCCAAAGATAGGTATTATTGTAACAGGAACAGAGATCGTGGAGGGAAGGAAGAAGGATCTTGCATCCCCGGTTGTCGTTGAGAAGATACGGTTATATGAATTAGAGCAGGGGGCACTAGTATATGTCCGGGATGACGAATCCGAGATAGCGGGAGCCATTGAAAACCTATTACTCGACCATGATGCAGTAGTTGTCACCGGAGGTATGAGTATTGATCCAACTGATAAAACACCAAAGGCTATAGCCAGTGTAGCCAGCGAGGTAGTAGCCTACGGTGTTCCAATGAAGCCGACCACCATGAGCATGATTGCGTATAAGGATGGGAAAGCCGTAATAGGGGTTTCAAGCGGAATAATATATTTCCCAGACTACAATATCCTAGACGTAGTGCTACCGTGGATAGCGGCCGGTGTAAAAATCCCGAGGGAGTATCTGATCTCATTTGGTGAGGGAGGGTTGTCCGAGTACTTTCTACGAAGGCGGTGA
- a CDS encoding damage-control phosphatase ARMT1 family protein: protein MKPQTECLRCILTTRLREIEYSSLSPGEKIVLAKRIMSKLVNDFSLDSTELTRLASDLFQLTVTAPGVLDYYRLVKTQSMRRALALRDAHREHARYLDDYRRLRYLLKVSALGNLIDYGVMDHNFNEEIDPGIAENVEIAIDDSVKFYELVRKGGLKIMFLLDNAGEAVYDSLLVEYLRGKGNTTIGVVKDEPGFQNDVTLNDFIEIGLDKVFDKIVTPGCRSICSSIHLDKVSEDFKSLLNSVDLIIAKGMAHYEYLTDIDIGKPVLHIFIPKCDPISRSLGSVTYRGKLVVYLRFPGSKL from the coding sequence ATGAAGCCGCAGACGGAGTGTTTAAGGTGTATTTTGACAACGAGGCTTAGAGAGATAGAGTATTCATCGTTAAGTCCAGGAGAGAAGATAGTACTAGCTAAGAGGATAATGAGCAAACTAGTGAACGACTTCTCCCTTGATTCAACTGAGCTAACAAGGCTTGCATCGGACTTGTTTCAGCTAACGGTAACAGCGCCGGGCGTCCTCGACTACTATAGGTTAGTGAAGACCCAAAGTATGAGAAGGGCTCTCGCGTTGAGAGATGCCCATAGGGAGCATGCAAGATACTTAGACGACTACAGGAGGTTACGTTACCTATTGAAGGTCTCAGCCCTCGGAAACCTTATAGACTATGGTGTCATGGATCATAACTTCAATGAAGAAATAGACCCAGGTATCGCTGAGAACGTGGAGATAGCAATAGATGATAGTGTTAAATTCTATGAACTAGTGAGAAAAGGCGGGCTCAAGATAATGTTCCTGCTGGATAACGCTGGGGAAGCAGTCTACGATTCACTACTCGTAGAGTATCTCCGTGGAAAAGGTAACACTACTATAGGAGTAGTTAAGGATGAGCCAGGCTTTCAAAACGATGTAACACTTAACGATTTCATAGAGATCGGCCTGGACAAGGTGTTCGATAAGATTGTAACACCAGGTTGCAGAAGCATATGTTCATCCATACACCTCGATAAGGTGAGCGAGGACTTTAAATCACTATTGAATTCAGTCGACTTAATCATTGCAAAAGGTATGGCGCACTACGAGTACTTAACAGATATTGATATAGGTAAGCCTGTGTTACATATCTTCATACCTAAATGCGACCCCATCTCTAGAAGCCTTGGCTCGGTAACTTACCGTGGTAAACTGGTGGTATATTTAAGGTTTCCGGGATCAAAACTGTGA